The genomic interval CTGTTCGTCGGCTCGACGGGTTCGCTACCCCGCTTCTTTCAGCGCTCCCCTCGCGGTCGGCGCCTTGCGGCTCGCTTCGGTCCCTACGACCAAGTTCCGGGAGGACTTTCACCTCCTGACCACTGTCCATGCTGGGCACACACCAAAGGCGCCCGCGATCCGAAGATCGCGGGCGCCTCCAGTCTAGCCTTTCGCCGCCGTCCCCCGCAAACCCGCGGGGATCGGGGCGAGGTTACGGGCGCGGCGCCGGCGGCGGGGCCGGAGCCGGAGCCGCCGGAGCCGCGGTGCGCAGCCGCGCCAGCACCCGGTCGGTGATGTCGAGCGCCGGGTCCACCACCACGATCCCCTGCGCCGAGGAATCCATGATGTACGAGAACCCGCCCGCGCGCATCTCGGCCGTGATGGCGTCGTTGATGGCCCGCATCACCGGCTGCACCAGCTGCTGCTGGCGCTGCTGCAGCTGCTGCTCGGCCGCCTGCGCGCGCTGCTGGTACTGCTGCAGCTGCTGCTGGAGCTGCTGCTGCCGCTGCGTGCGCGCGGCCTCCGACAGCGTGGCCTGCTGCTGCTGGAACTGCTGCTGCCCCTGCTGGAGCTGCTGCTCCAGCGTTTCGAGCGGCGCCGCCAGCCCCGCGCGCTCGCGCTCCAGCGTCTGCTGCGCCTGCTGCACCCCCGGCGTCTCGGCCAGGATGCGCTGCGAGTTCACGAACCCCACCTTCTGCTGCTGCGCCGCGGCCGGCACCGCCGCCAGCGCGAGCGCTACAAACGCGCCCGCGAAGCCCACCGACAGGAACCGCTTCATCGCTTCACCGCTCCTCTTGAAGAAAAGATCAGAACCCGCTGCCGAGCTTGAAGTGGATCTCCCAGCCCGGATCGGGTCGGTCGAACCCGTACGCCGCGTCGACGCCGATGGCGCCCAGGAACGGGGTCACCAGCACCGCCCCCACGCCCGCGCCCCGGAACAGGCGCGTGGGGTCGAACTCCGCCACGTCGTTGAACACGTTGCCCGCGTCGTAGAACGCGTGCACCGAGATCATGTCGCTGATGCGCACCGCGTAGGTGCCGGAGACGGTCACGAAGCTGTCGCCCAGGCAGTCCAGGGTGAGCGCCACGCAGTTGGGGTCGTAGCCCCGCGGGCCCACCGTGTAGTCGCCGTAGCCGCGCAGCGGCTGCCCCACCTGCACGCCGCCGATGAAGAAGCGCTCGAAGGGGAAGAGCCCCACGTCGCCGAACACCGAGCCCGCGCGCACGTTCAGCCCCACCGCCATCCGGATCGGCCGCGGGCCCGCGCCCAGGCGCCCCACCTGCACCCACCACTCGCCCTCGGTGAGCAGCTTCTGGAAGTTGCCGTCGCCGCCCAGCGGGCCGCCCGTCTGCTCCAGCGACACCGACTGCCGCGTCCCCCCCGTGGGGAAGATCGGGTGGTTCTTGGTGTCGCGCACCACCGAGAGCGAGAGCGAGCTGGCGGTGGCGTTCGGGAGGCAGAACACGTTCAGCGACCCCGCGCACTCCTCCTCGTCCACCGCCCGGTACTCCGTCTGCGACAGCGAGTAGCCCACGAACGCGCGCGTGCGGTTCCACCCGGGCACGGGGAAGCCCAGCTGCAGCGAGCCGCCCGTGCGCAGCCGGCGGCCGTTCCGGGCCCGCACGTAGCGGTCGCCCGTGCGGAAGAGCGAGATCCCGCCCGAGGTGCGGCTGCCGCCGATCGCCGGGTCGGTGTAGCTCGCCTCGAAGGTGCTGCGGCCGTAGCCGTACTCCACGCGCAGGTTGGCCTGCTTCCCCTGGCCGAACAGGTTGGGCTGCGAGTAGCCCAGGAACCCCGACACGCCGCCGCCGCGCCCCGCGTAGCCGCCGCCGATCACCGTGCCGAAGTTGATGTTCCCCGTCTGCTTCTCCTTCACGTGGAAGACGATGTCCACCACCCCCGAGTCGGCGTCGGGCTGGATGTCGGGGAGCGGCAGCGGCGTCTCGAAGAAGCCCAGCCCGCTGATGGCCTGGTAGCTCTGCAGCAGGCGGTCCTCGTTGTACACGTCGCCCGGCACCATCCACAGCCGGTCGCGGATCACCTGCTCGTGCGTGGTGCTGTTCCCCTCGAAGGTGATGCGGCGCACGTAGAACGGCTGCCGCTCCGAGATGGCGATGGTCGCGTTGACCGTGGGCTCCTGCCCCGGCTGCCCCGGCACGCGCTCCACCACCGGCTCCACCTGCGCGTACAGGTAGCCCTCGTTGCGGTAGAGCTGGTGGATCTGCGTGGCCGCCGCGTCCAGCGCGCCCCTGTCGAACACCTCGCCCGCCGCGCGCTGGCTCTGGCCGCCGAAGGGAAGGCCCAGCACCGAGCGGCGCTGCACCGTGTAGAGCTTCTCCAGCTCGTCGGCGGGGAAGTGGCTGGCGCCCTGGATGGTGAACTCGCCCAGCCGGTAGCGCGGGCCCTCGGCCACCTCCACCACCAGGCGCGCCTTCCCCGTCCGGGGGTCCACCACCAGCGAGTCGCCCAGCACCTGGAAGTCGATGTAGCCGCGGTCGGCGTAGAACCGGGGCAGGCTCTCGCGCAGGTCGGTCTCGAACGCCTCGCGGTCGAAGCGCCCCGAGCGGAACCACCAGAAGCCCTCCGCCCTGGTCTTCATGGCGCCCGCCAGCTCCTCGTCGGCGAACGCCTGGTTCCCCACGAAGTCCACGTCGGCCAGCGTGAGCCGGTTCCCCTCGCGGACGTTGAAGACCAGCCGGTAGCTCCCCTCGCTCCCCGGCACCTGCACCAGCGAGGTGTCGATGGAGACCAGCTGGATCCCCTTGCGGGCCAGGAGGTCGCGCACCAGCCGCTCGGCGTCCTTCACCTTCTGCGGCTCCAGGGGGCCCCCCTCCACCAGCTTCACCGAGTCGCGCACCTGCGAGCCGCTGGCGCTCTCCAGGCCGCGGAACTCGACGCCCGCGATGTAGGGCCGCTCGCTCACCTGCACCACCACCGTGCCGCGCCCCTGGCCGCGCTCGCGCACCAGCACGTCCACGCTGGCGAAGCTCCCGGTGGCCATCAGGCGCCGGATGGCGGCCTGCACCTGGATCGCGGTGAGAGTGGCGCCGGGCTGGATCCCGGCGGTGGAGCGGATGGTGGCGGGGGGGACGCGCTGGTTGCCGCGGACCTCCACCGAGTCCACCACCAGCCCGGTCTGGGCGGGGGCGGCCTGCACGGCGGTGGAGTCCTGGGCGCGGGCGGCGCGGGGGGCGGCGGCGCCGCAGAAAGCGAAAGCGAGGAGGGCCGCCAGGGCGGCCCGTCCTCCGTGGGGGGAAAACAGCACGGTTCTCGTCAGGTGGTCGTGGTCTGGGCGGCCGGGACGCCGCGGAAGGTGAGCGACTGGCGGTCCTCCGCCACGTTCACCTCGACGGCATCGCCCGGCGCGTACTCGGCCAGCAGGATCTTCTCCGACAGCGGGTCCTCCAGGTACCGCTGGATCGCCCGGCGGATCGGCCGGGCGCCGAACTTCTCGTCGTAGCCGTTCTCGATCAGGAAGTCCACCGCCTCCTGGCTGAGCTTCAGCGTCAGCTCCTCCTCCTTGAGGCGCTTCTCCACGTCGGCCAGCAGGTTGTGGATGATCTGCCCGATCTGCTCGCGGTCGAGCGAGTGGAAGATGATCGTGTCGTCCAGCCGGTTGATGAACTCCGGGTTGAACGTGCGCTCGATCTCCTCCTTGACCTTCTCCTCCATCCGCTCGAACGACGACTGCGTCGAGTCGGTGTGGAAGCCCAGGCCCTTCCCCTTGCCGATGTCGCGGGCGCCCAGGTTGCTGGTCATGATGATGACCGTGTTCTTGAAGTCGATCACCCGCCCGTAGTTGTCGGTGAGGTGGCCCTCGTCGAGCACCTGCAGGAGGATGTTGAACACGTCGGGGTGCGCCTTCTCGATCTCGTCGAGCAGCACCACCGAGTAGGGCTTGCGCCGCACCGCCTTGGTGAGCGTCCCCGAGTCCTCGTAGCCCACGTACCCCGGAGGGGCGCCGATGAGCCGCGACACCGAGAACTTCTCCATGTACTCGCTCATGTCCACGCGGATCAGAGCGTTGCGGTCGGCGAAGAGGAACTCGGCCAGCGCGCGCGCCAGCTCCGTCTTCCCCACGCCCGTGGGCCCGGCGAAGACGAACGAGCCGATCGGCCGGCGCGGGTCCTTGAGCCCGGCTCGGCTCCGGCGGATGGCGCGGGCGATCGCCTGGATGGCGCGGTCCTGCCCCACCACCCGCTTGTGCAGCTCCTCCTCCATCCCCACCAGGCGGGCCGTCTCGGCCTGCTTGAGGCGGGTGACGGGGATCCCCGTCCAGCGCGAGACGATGAACGCCACGTCCTCTTCCGAGAGGGTGGGCCGGTTGGTGCGCCGCTCCTCCTCCCAGGCGCGCTCGCGCTCGTGGATGCGGCGCTGCAGCTCGCGCTCGTGGTCGCGCAGCTCGG from Longimicrobium sp. carries:
- a CDS encoding OmpH family outer membrane protein produces the protein MKRFLSVGFAGAFVALALAAVPAAAQQQKVGFVNSQRILAETPGVQQAQQTLERERAGLAAPLETLEQQLQQGQQQFQQQQATLSEAARTQRQQQLQQQLQQYQQRAQAAEQQLQQRQQQLVQPVMRAINDAITAEMRAGGFSYIMDSSAQGIVVVDPALDITDRVLARLRTAAPAAPAPAPPPAPRP
- the bamA gene encoding outer membrane protein assembly factor BamA, whose protein sequence is MLFSPHGGRAALAALLAFAFCGAAAPRAARAQDSTAVQAAPAQTGLVVDSVEVRGNQRVPPATIRSTAGIQPGATLTAIQVQAAIRRLMATGSFASVDVLVRERGQGRGTVVVQVSERPYIAGVEFRGLESASGSQVRDSVKLVEGGPLEPQKVKDAERLVRDLLARKGIQLVSIDTSLVQVPGSEGSYRLVFNVREGNRLTLADVDFVGNQAFADEELAGAMKTRAEGFWWFRSGRFDREAFETDLRESLPRFYADRGYIDFQVLGDSLVVDPRTGKARLVVEVAEGPRYRLGEFTIQGASHFPADELEKLYTVQRRSVLGLPFGGQSQRAAGEVFDRGALDAAATQIHQLYRNEGYLYAQVEPVVERVPGQPGQEPTVNATIAISERQPFYVRRITFEGNSTTHEQVIRDRLWMVPGDVYNEDRLLQSYQAISGLGFFETPLPLPDIQPDADSGVVDIVFHVKEKQTGNINFGTVIGGGYAGRGGGVSGFLGYSQPNLFGQGKQANLRVEYGYGRSTFEASYTDPAIGGSRTSGGISLFRTGDRYVRARNGRRLRTGGSLQLGFPVPGWNRTRAFVGYSLSQTEYRAVDEEECAGSLNVFCLPNATASSLSLSVVRDTKNHPIFPTGGTRQSVSLEQTGGPLGGDGNFQKLLTEGEWWVQVGRLGAGPRPIRMAVGLNVRAGSVFGDVGLFPFERFFIGGVQVGQPLRGYGDYTVGPRGYDPNCVALTLDCLGDSFVTVSGTYAVRISDMISVHAFYDAGNVFNDVAEFDPTRLFRGAGVGAVLVTPFLGAIGVDAAYGFDRPDPGWEIHFKLGSGF